The DNA region TTTCGATTGGCGGCTGGTGTTGACGGCTGTCGTGGCCCTCGTCATTACCCTGCCGCACCTCTTCTGGCTGAAGGACAATCTCGATTTCGCTACAGCACGCACGCTGGAGAAGATGACCGCGAGCGGCCATGCGAGCTATCCCATGCAGGTCGTCATGGGCATCAGCTCGCTCGCTCTCGCCGTCATCAGCTTTGCCGGATTGACGGTGGCGGTCTTCGCCATGGTGTTCGGCAAGCGCCTTCGCCAGGCGTTTACTGCCGGCTCGGAATGGACGCGACTCGTCGAGCGGATGATGCTCGTCTTCCTGACCGGCATTCTGTTTCTGGTCGTCTTCGGCGGTGCGGCCGGCATCAAGGATCGCTGGCTGGTACCGATGCTTTTCATCCTGCCGCTCTATCTCTGCCTGAAGGTCGAGGCCGCGGGCGTTGAGACCGGCAAGGCTTTCCGGCGCTTCATGCTCGTAGTCGCCGTCATCATGATCGGCGTGCCGGCGATCCTTTACGGCAGCGTCGCGACGGCACGCTTCACCGGTCATTACGAACGATTGAACAGGCCCTATGCCGCGATGCTGGAAAACCTGCGTCAACAGGCGGAACCGGCGGCAATCCTTGCCGGCGATAGCCTTCTTGCCGGCAATGTCAGGCAGGATATTGCCGGGGTACCGGTCCTCTCCGTCGATTATCCCGGCTTCCATCCGGATCTGACCGGCCGCCGACCGCTTCTCCTTGTCTGGCTGATACCGAAGGGAGGCAGCGAAGCGCTGCCTCCTGATATGGCGCAATGGCTCCAGACCAATCTCGGCGCCTCCGCGCCTGAGACATCGGCGATCGACGTGCCCTATTTCTACGGCCGCGGCAGTGACAGCTATCGTTTCGGCTATGCCTGGATCAATCAGCCGGCCTGAGCGAAGTCACGACTTCAGCTCCTTCCAGGCCGCGTCCAACGCCAGCCTGGTAATCCTTGCCATCTCGTCTACCTCCGCGTGGGTGATGACAAGGGGCGGCGAGGCCAGCATGCGGTCGCCGGTGGCGCGCAGCACGAGGCCGTTCGCCAGTGCATGGTTACGCACCAACGCGCC from Rhizobium sp. NLR16a includes:
- a CDS encoding glycosyltransferase family 39 protein, which produces MTETSLRDIRWIFVLLAAYFVLQIGVRLATSHSLDLDEAEQAFRSQWLAAGYGPQPPFYNWLQYTVFQFTGVSLAALSLVKNLLLFSSYLLYGLTARLVLRDKALVAIATLGLLTIPQMVFEMQRDLTHTVAVFFSASIFFYGFIRSLKQPSLASYLVAGIGIGFGLLAKYNFAILPAAALIAALADQRLRPRIFDWRLVLTAVVALVITLPHLFWLKDNLDFATARTLEKMTASGHASYPMQVVMGISSLALAVISFAGLTVAVFAMVFGKRLRQAFTAGSEWTRLVERMMLVFLTGILFLVVFGGAAGIKDRWLVPMLFILPLYLCLKVEAAGVETGKAFRRFMLVVAVIMIGVPAILYGSVATARFTGHYERLNRPYAAMLENLRQQAEPAAILAGDSLLAGNVRQDIAGVPVLSVDYPGFHPDLTGRRPLLLVWLIPKGGSEALPPDMAQWLQTNLGASAPETSAIDVPYFYGRGSDSYRFGYAWINQPA